Proteins encoded within one genomic window of Granulicella pectinivorans:
- the glmU gene encoding bifunctional UDP-N-acetylglucosamine diphosphorylase/glucosamine-1-phosphate N-acetyltransferase GlmU: MNLEGFAIAIMAAGKGTRLKSRRPKVLHEIGGQSLLLHVIAAARTVVPAERIYCIIGHEAERVQKAVEHSGVGFVMQAEQRGTGHALQMVKAWFALKGGPVPEHLLVLSGDVPLIRPETIRMLCEAHLADRAAMTILTAVPANPHGYGRVMRSDGSRVAGIVEQKDLKPEQMTVAEINSGIYCFETAKLFEKLDLLSDGNANGEYYLTDVAHMLVAAGERVAAVQAESVDEVLGANTIAEMMHLDAAMRMATAKKLMAQGVTIFRPETCVIDAQVEVGADTVIEPYVQLLGATKIGVESRVRSYSVVQHSLIGDSVLIRNGCILDGAEVGDGAILGPYAHLRPESRIGEQAHVGNFCETKKVTMGKGSKANHLTYLGDAVIGAGVNVGAGVITCNYDGVKKHTTVIGDGVFVGSDSTLVAPISVGNGAYIAAGSSITEDVPDGALAFGRARQVTKTGWVAARKAKAAEKTP, from the coding sequence ATGAATTTAGAGGGTTTTGCGATTGCGATTATGGCGGCGGGCAAAGGCACGAGGCTGAAGAGCCGCAGGCCGAAGGTGTTGCATGAGATCGGCGGGCAGTCCCTGCTTCTGCATGTGATCGCGGCGGCCAGAACAGTAGTGCCGGCGGAGCGGATCTACTGCATCATCGGCCATGAGGCGGAGCGGGTGCAGAAGGCGGTCGAGCACTCGGGCGTGGGATTTGTGATGCAGGCCGAGCAGCGCGGTACGGGGCATGCGCTGCAGATGGTGAAGGCCTGGTTCGCACTGAAGGGCGGACCGGTGCCGGAGCATCTGCTGGTGCTGAGCGGGGATGTTCCACTGATTCGTCCGGAGACGATTCGTATGTTGTGCGAGGCTCATCTTGCGGACCGCGCGGCGATGACGATTCTGACGGCTGTGCCGGCGAATCCGCATGGGTATGGGCGGGTGATGCGGAGCGATGGATCGCGGGTGGCGGGGATCGTGGAGCAGAAGGACCTGAAGCCGGAACAGATGACGGTCGCTGAGATCAACTCGGGGATCTATTGTTTCGAGACGGCGAAGCTGTTTGAGAAGCTGGATCTGCTTTCGGATGGGAACGCGAATGGGGAGTACTACCTGACGGATGTGGCGCACATGCTGGTCGCGGCCGGAGAGCGCGTGGCGGCGGTCCAGGCGGAGAGCGTGGACGAGGTGCTGGGCGCGAATACGATCGCAGAGATGATGCATCTGGATGCGGCGATGCGGATGGCTACGGCCAAGAAGCTGATGGCGCAGGGCGTGACGATCTTTCGGCCGGAGACATGCGTGATCGACGCCCAGGTGGAGGTGGGGGCGGATACGGTGATCGAACCGTATGTGCAGTTGCTGGGCGCGACGAAGATTGGAGTGGAGAGCCGGGTGAGATCGTACTCGGTGGTGCAGCACTCGTTGATTGGAGATAGTGTGCTGATTCGGAATGGCTGCATTCTGGATGGGGCTGAGGTGGGGGATGGCGCGATTCTGGGGCCGTACGCGCATCTGCGGCCGGAGAGCCGGATCGGCGAGCAGGCGCATGTCGGAAACTTCTGCGAGACGAAGAAGGTGACGATGGGCAAGGGCTCGAAGGCCAACCATCTGACGTATCTCGGCGATGCCGTCATCGGCGCGGGCGTGAACGTGGGCGCGGGCGTGATTACGTGCAACTACGACGGCGTGAAGAAGCACACAACGGTGATTGGCGATGGGGTATTTGTGGGGTCGGATTCGACGCTGGTGGCTCCGATCTCGGTGGGCAATGGGGCTTATATTGCGGCGGGGTCTTCGATTACCGAGGATGTTCCGGATGGGGCGCTGGCGTTTGGAAGGGCGCGACAGGTGACCAAGACGGGCTGGGTCGCGGCGCGGAAGGCGAAGGCAGCGGAGAAGACTCCCTAG
- a CDS encoding HD domain-containing phosphohydrolase, whose product MASLRVPIERSMAQVSILVVDDEEPVRRVVASLLDRAGYQVTTAGSAAQALEALREAGGFDLLLSDVMMPGTDGLSLLDRVAEDFPTTPVVMFTAVHDIHVATNAFRRGAIDYLLKPFVRAQLEAVVERGLEHGRLRRQTALYRQNLEEAVQERTARLRQTMVELERSYDITIEAMGGALDLRDEETEGHSRRVTAYTVAMAREVGMQAEELKTISRGAFLHDIGKIATPDAILLKPGRLDADETVIMRQHCAQGYEMVRKIPFLEEAAEIVLAHQECYDGSGYPRGLKGEEIPLGARIFAIADTLDAITSDRPYRKGASFEAAREEIARWSGRQFDPALVTVFLAMPLKRWADLRASIEKRADAPLSLAALHLDFGPMASNG is encoded by the coding sequence ATGGCATCGCTCCGGGTGCCGATAGAGCGGAGTATGGCGCAGGTGAGCATACTGGTGGTGGATGACGAGGAGCCGGTACGGCGCGTCGTGGCTAGCCTGCTGGATCGGGCGGGGTATCAGGTTACGACGGCGGGTTCGGCGGCGCAGGCGCTGGAGGCTCTGCGCGAGGCGGGCGGATTCGACCTGTTGCTCTCGGACGTGATGATGCCGGGGACGGATGGGCTGAGCCTGCTGGATCGCGTGGCCGAGGACTTCCCTACCACTCCGGTGGTGATGTTTACGGCGGTGCATGATATTCATGTGGCCACGAATGCATTTCGGCGAGGCGCTATCGATTATCTGCTGAAGCCTTTTGTGCGGGCGCAGTTGGAGGCGGTGGTCGAGCGGGGGCTGGAACATGGGCGGCTGCGGCGGCAGACGGCGCTCTATCGGCAGAATCTGGAGGAGGCGGTCCAGGAGAGGACGGCCCGGTTGCGGCAGACGATGGTGGAGCTGGAACGCAGCTATGACATCACGATCGAGGCGATGGGCGGGGCGCTCGATCTGCGCGACGAGGAGACCGAAGGGCACTCGCGGAGGGTGACGGCATACACCGTGGCCATGGCGCGGGAGGTTGGGATGCAGGCCGAGGAGCTGAAGACGATCTCGCGTGGCGCGTTTCTGCATGACATCGGCAAGATTGCGACGCCGGACGCGATTCTGCTGAAGCCGGGACGTCTCGATGCCGATGAGACGGTGATTATGCGCCAGCATTGCGCGCAGGGGTATGAGATGGTGCGGAAGATTCCGTTCCTGGAGGAGGCGGCGGAGATTGTGCTGGCGCACCAGGAGTGCTATGACGGTTCGGGCTATCCGCGCGGGCTGAAAGGCGAGGAGATTCCGCTGGGAGCGCGCATCTTTGCGATTGCAGATACGCTGGATGCGATTACGTCCGACCGGCCGTATCGCAAGGGTGCCAGCTTCGAGGCCGCGCGGGAGGAGATTGCGCGGTGGTCGGGGCGGCAGTTCGATCCGGCGCTGGTCACGGTGTTTCTCGCCATGCCGCTGAAGAGATGGGCCGACCTGCGGGCTTCGATTGAAAAGCGAGCCGATGCGCCGCTCTCGCTGGCTGCGCTGCACCTTGACTTCGGACCGATGGCATCCAATGGTTAG
- a CDS encoding sensor histidine kinase, producing the protein MHEDPKLILITLLVELGVAAAFSSSLARSRAFKNILLNPHRSFRDSLKLVAMISIPLTLGVWIRVSVQNFLAADISYEATILMAVLLGPAAAIIGGAILSIPAVLHHEYLSLPVNLLVATLFGVSGKFANMEDIWSFSPMIDLSIYRWVTRNLRRPHLDRQILFLMLITAVQFVSSVLSHAFPKRFFELYSGNWLVEASICFCAPIVVGIPLKIWNAIRIERALEEQGRLLLEARLDALTRQINPHFLFNTLNSITSLVRVKPELAREMIVKLANILRALLKDREAFVPFSEELSFTDDYLDIEVVRFGEKLRVVKEIADETLHIVVPSMILQPLIENSIKHGLEPRINGGTVTLRSRLDGQRLVLEVEDDGVGMAPERNQQPSAGSPLVRPGTGIGMKNVRERMAVLYGIEAEVEIVSRPGRGTMVRLVMPVLEAGAAVWGAGRQA; encoded by the coding sequence GTGCACGAAGATCCCAAACTGATCCTCATCACCCTCCTCGTCGAACTCGGCGTCGCCGCTGCCTTCTCCAGTTCGCTCGCACGCTCCAGGGCCTTCAAGAACATCCTCCTCAATCCCCATCGCAGCTTCCGCGACTCCCTCAAGCTGGTTGCGATGATCTCCATCCCGCTCACCCTTGGCGTCTGGATCCGTGTCTCCGTCCAGAACTTCCTCGCCGCCGACATCAGCTACGAGGCCACCATTCTCATGGCCGTCCTCCTCGGCCCCGCCGCCGCCATCATCGGCGGAGCCATTCTCTCCATCCCTGCCGTCCTCCACCACGAGTACCTCTCCCTCCCCGTCAACCTGCTCGTCGCTACCCTCTTCGGCGTCAGCGGCAAGTTCGCCAACATGGAAGACATCTGGTCCTTCTCGCCGATGATCGACCTCAGCATCTACCGCTGGGTTACGCGCAACCTGCGCCGTCCGCACCTCGACCGGCAGATCCTCTTCCTCATGCTCATCACCGCGGTGCAGTTCGTCTCCAGCGTGCTAAGCCACGCCTTCCCGAAACGCTTCTTCGAGCTCTACTCCGGCAATTGGCTCGTGGAGGCATCCATCTGCTTCTGCGCACCGATCGTCGTCGGCATCCCCCTCAAAATCTGGAACGCCATCCGCATCGAACGCGCCCTCGAAGAGCAGGGAAGACTCCTCCTCGAAGCCCGCCTCGACGCCCTCACCCGCCAGATCAACCCCCACTTCCTCTTCAACACCCTGAACAGCATTACCTCGCTTGTCCGCGTCAAACCCGAGCTTGCCCGCGAGATGATCGTCAAACTCGCCAACATCCTCCGCGCCCTCCTCAAAGACCGCGAAGCCTTCGTGCCGTTCTCCGAAGAACTCTCCTTCACCGACGACTACCTCGACATTGAAGTCGTCCGCTTCGGCGAGAAGCTTCGCGTCGTCAAGGAGATCGCCGACGAGACCCTCCATATCGTCGTGCCGAGCATGATCCTCCAGCCGCTCATCGAAAACAGCATCAAGCACGGCCTCGAGCCGCGCATCAACGGGGGGACCGTTACGCTGCGCAGCCGACTCGATGGCCAACGCCTCGTCCTCGAGGTCGAAGACGACGGCGTAGGCATGGCTCCCGAGCGCAACCAGCAACCCTCCGCCGGCAGCCCCCTGGTCCGCCCGGGTACCGGCATCGGCATGAAGAACGTCCGCGAGCGCATGGCTGTTCTCTACGGCATAGAGGCCGAAGTCGAGATCGTAAGCCGTCCGGGCCGAGGCACGATGGTCCGCCTCGTCATGCCCGTCCTCGAGGCCGGAGCCGCCGTCTGGGGTGCAGGCCGCCAAGCCTAA
- a CDS encoding TonB family protein, whose product MRNLIAAALLLSPLALAAQTNKLEARLATPALAAATNDAKPTAPVRVSTGVVAPKLIHTVDIQTDERSIYAISGLERKVVVSMIVDENGTPTDLKIVQAQDPSSNQNVLAAVAQYRFQPGMLSHQPVAVPVNLEITVRPVR is encoded by the coding sequence ATGCGTAATCTGATTGCCGCCGCCCTTCTCCTCTCCCCCCTCGCCCTCGCCGCCCAGACCAACAAGCTCGAAGCCCGTCTGGCTACGCCCGCTCTCGCCGCCGCAACCAACGATGCCAAGCCCACCGCTCCGGTGCGCGTCTCCACCGGTGTCGTCGCCCCCAAGCTCATCCACACCGTCGATATCCAGACCGACGAGCGCAGCATCTATGCCATCTCCGGACTCGAGCGCAAGGTAGTCGTCTCCATGATCGTCGATGAGAACGGTACCCCCACCGATCTCAAGATCGTCCAGGCTCAGGACCCCTCCAGCAACCAGAACGTCCTCGCCGCGGTCGCCCAGTACCGCTTCCAGCCTGGAATGCTCTCCCACCAGCCCGTTGCGGTTCCCGTCAACCTCGAGATTACCGTTCGCCCCGTTCGCTAA
- a CDS encoding 4a-hydroxytetrahydrobiopterin dehydratase, producing the protein MKTMTPDEIAALTETHPSWKMVGGKLVRDWAFADFAEAMGFVNRVAFMAEEADHHPDIDIRYNKVRLGLVSHDAGGVTHRDAAMVAKLDEAFPLL; encoded by the coding sequence ATGAAGACGATGACACCGGACGAGATTGCTGCGCTGACCGAGACCCATCCGAGCTGGAAGATGGTGGGAGGCAAGTTGGTGCGGGACTGGGCGTTTGCCGACTTTGCCGAAGCGATGGGTTTTGTGAATCGCGTTGCCTTTATGGCAGAGGAGGCCGACCATCATCCGGATATTGATATCCGCTACAACAAGGTAAGGCTTGGTTTGGTCAGCCACGACGCCGGAGGGGTTACGCATCGCGACGCGGCGATGGTGGCGAAGCTGGATGAGGCATTTCCGCTTCTCTAA